The Leucobacter chromiiresistens genome has a window encoding:
- a CDS encoding NAD(P)H-dependent flavin oxidoreductase: MSDRRLSDWAAALGLAAPIVCAPMGGVAGGRLAAAVTRAGGLGMIGMGSAGSVPALERELRALDAGAGSGGAPFGIGLVAWGIARDPELLDRALAAGPALVSVSFGDWESPGGDAAWIERVHAVGAQAVTQAATADEAKRAADAGVDAVVARGREGGGHGDHREPLHALLAEVVRAVDVPVLAAGAIGSARDVERVLDAGAAAAWVGTAFAACEEALTPPGAREALIRGSGADTLVTRVYDVALERPWPRRFPERLLRTPFVDRWHGREEALANDAAARAAFAAAVDAGDYSIVPVDAGEGVGGVTRVRPAAEVVALLR, encoded by the coding sequence ATGAGCGACCGCAGACTCTCCGACTGGGCCGCGGCGCTGGGCCTCGCCGCGCCGATCGTGTGCGCGCCGATGGGCGGAGTCGCCGGCGGGCGCCTCGCGGCCGCGGTGACGCGCGCCGGCGGCCTCGGAATGATCGGCATGGGGAGTGCCGGCTCGGTGCCCGCGCTCGAACGCGAACTGCGCGCGCTCGACGCCGGGGCGGGCTCGGGCGGCGCCCCGTTCGGCATCGGCCTGGTGGCGTGGGGCATCGCACGGGATCCCGAGCTGCTCGACCGGGCGCTCGCCGCCGGCCCGGCGCTCGTGTCGGTCAGCTTCGGCGACTGGGAGTCGCCGGGCGGCGACGCGGCGTGGATCGAGCGGGTGCATGCAGTCGGAGCGCAGGCGGTCACCCAAGCGGCGACGGCCGATGAGGCGAAGCGGGCGGCCGATGCGGGCGTCGACGCCGTGGTGGCGCGCGGGCGCGAGGGCGGCGGTCACGGCGATCACCGGGAGCCGCTGCACGCCCTGCTCGCAGAGGTCGTGCGGGCCGTCGACGTTCCGGTGCTCGCGGCGGGGGCCATCGGCTCGGCGCGCGACGTGGAGCGGGTGCTCGACGCGGGCGCGGCCGCCGCATGGGTGGGCACCGCGTTCGCCGCCTGCGAGGAGGCGCTGACGCCGCCGGGCGCCCGCGAGGCGCTCATCCGCGGCAGCGGCGCCGACACCCTGGTGACGCGGGTGTACGACGTCGCGCTCGAACGGCCCTGGCCGCGGCGCTTCCCCGAACGGCTGCTGCGCACGCCCTTCGTCGACCGCTGGCACGGCCGGGAGGAGGCGCTGGCGAACGACGCCGCAGCTCGCGCCGCGTTCGCGGCGGCGGTCGACGCGGGCGACTACTCGATCGTCCCGGTCGATGCGGGCGAAGGGGTCGGCGGCGTGACGCGGGTGCGACCCGCCGCGGAGGTCGTCGCGCTGCTGCGGTGA
- a CDS encoding FadR/GntR family transcriptional regulator, producing MTGATEGIELLIRAARPTNAYEETMQRLLQSIRLGMIGPGERLPAERDLATMLKVSRDTVREALATLAEAGYVVSRRGRYGGTFVAGRIPHDGALGSAGAAPGAAEVEDVTTLRRVLEVGAAREAAGRELTAEERAALARALDECSGSDVSDHRRLDSRLHLLIAELSGSPSLVPLVANLRTRVNALLEEIPVLQPNIAHSSDQHEAIVAAILAGRPAAAAEAMLEHVEGSSALLRGFLSPDAAVGEGRRPA from the coding sequence ATGACCGGGGCGACCGAGGGGATCGAGCTGCTCATCCGAGCGGCTCGACCGACGAACGCCTACGAGGAGACGATGCAGCGACTGCTCCAGTCCATTCGGCTGGGGATGATCGGGCCCGGCGAGCGACTGCCGGCGGAGCGGGATCTCGCCACCATGCTCAAGGTGAGCCGCGACACCGTGCGCGAGGCGCTGGCGACGCTCGCCGAAGCGGGGTACGTCGTCTCGCGGCGCGGGCGCTACGGGGGCACCTTCGTCGCCGGGCGGATACCGCACGATGGCGCGCTGGGGAGCGCCGGGGCCGCGCCGGGCGCCGCGGAGGTCGAGGACGTCACGACGCTGCGCCGCGTGCTGGAGGTCGGGGCCGCACGCGAGGCGGCGGGGCGCGAGCTCACCGCGGAGGAGCGCGCCGCGCTCGCGCGCGCGCTCGACGAGTGCTCGGGATCCGACGTGAGCGACCACCGGCGGCTCGACTCGCGGCTGCACCTGCTGATCGCCGAGCTCTCGGGATCGCCGAGCCTCGTCCCGCTCGTCGCGAACCTCCGCACCCGCGTCAATGCGCTGCTCGAGGAGATCCCCGTGCTGCAGCCCAACATCGCGCACTCGAGCGACCAGCACGAGGCGATCGTCGCCGCGATCCTCGCCGGGAGACCCGCAGCGGCGGCGGAGGCGATGCTCGAGCACGTCGAGGGATCCTCCGCACTGCTGCGCGGCTTCCTGTCGCCCGACGCCGCCGTCGGCGAGGGCCGCCGCCCGGCGTAG
- the aroQ gene encoding type II 3-dehydroquinate dehydratase: MTRRILLVNGPNLNLLGTREPEIYGTETLADVESLVARVAREHSLELRAVQSNHEGELIDAIHAAREDCAAIVINPGAFTHTSIAIRDAIAGVALPTAEVHLSNVHAREAFRHHSYVSDIAACVIVGCGVQGYEFAVRRIAALLGD; the protein is encoded by the coding sequence ATGACCAGACGGATCCTGCTGGTGAACGGACCGAACCTCAACCTGCTCGGCACGCGCGAACCCGAGATCTACGGCACCGAGACGCTCGCCGACGTCGAATCGCTCGTCGCGCGCGTCGCCCGCGAGCACTCCCTCGAGCTGCGCGCCGTGCAGAGCAACCACGAGGGCGAGCTGATCGACGCCATCCATGCGGCCCGCGAGGACTGCGCGGCCATCGTCATCAACCCGGGCGCCTTCACGCACACATCGATCGCGATCCGCGACGCCATCGCCGGCGTCGCCCTGCCCACGGCCGAGGTGCACCTCTCCAACGTGCACGCGCGCGAGGCGTTCCGCCACCACTCGTACGTCTCCGACATCGCGGCGTGCGTCATCGTCGGCTGCGGAGTGCAGGGCTACGAGTTCGCGGTGCGCAGGATCGCCGCGCTGCTGGGCGACTGA
- a CDS encoding CPBP family glutamic-type intramembrane protease, with protein sequence MPASRSARPSALGIAAAVCVCAMAPAWFVLHWIWAGIALGVAGLGLAARAGRARSAEPGPVDASSAPDVDARPRAANGRAPSLLRDLSLIVMGLGVVRLIPLAAQLDNWSMVKFTLALGGAVAVPYVVSRFVYRDRATSFPWRGAGDARGERWGPYHWAWLVAVIVLAWLILPWYFITSGVYANWPVVDTPELIARLFVGVGAVGIWDELFFICTVFAVLLRHFPVWIANLLQMVVFVSFLWELGYRAWGPLLTIPFALVQGIIYLRTRSLSYVVTVHLLFDAVVFAVLVHAHQPELFDWFPTAP encoded by the coding sequence ATGCCCGCGAGCCGCAGCGCGCGGCCCTCGGCCCTCGGCATCGCCGCAGCGGTATGCGTCTGCGCGATGGCGCCCGCCTGGTTCGTGCTCCACTGGATCTGGGCGGGCATCGCCCTCGGCGTCGCCGGCCTCGGGCTGGCGGCCCGTGCGGGCCGGGCTCGATCCGCGGAGCCCGGGCCGGTCGACGCCTCCTCGGCTCCCGACGTCGACGCGCGGCCCCGCGCCGCGAACGGCCGTGCGCCCTCCCTGCTGCGCGACCTCTCCCTCATCGTCATGGGACTCGGCGTGGTGCGCCTCATCCCGCTCGCCGCGCAGCTCGACAACTGGTCGATGGTGAAGTTCACGCTCGCCCTCGGCGGCGCCGTCGCCGTGCCCTACGTCGTGTCGCGATTCGTCTACCGCGACCGCGCGACGAGCTTCCCGTGGCGGGGCGCCGGCGACGCGCGGGGCGAGCGCTGGGGGCCGTACCACTGGGCTTGGCTCGTCGCCGTGATCGTGCTGGCCTGGCTGATCCTGCCCTGGTACTTCATCACCTCGGGGGTGTACGCGAACTGGCCCGTCGTCGATACGCCCGAGCTGATCGCTCGGCTCTTCGTGGGGGTCGGCGCCGTGGGCATCTGGGATGAGCTGTTCTTCATCTGCACGGTGTTCGCCGTGCTGCTGCGGCATTTCCCGGTGTGGATCGCCAACCTGCTGCAAATGGTCGTCTTCGTCTCGTTCCTGTGGGAGCTCGGCTACCGCGCCTGGGGGCCGCTCCTCACCATCCCCTTCGCGCTCGTGCAGGGCATCATCTATCTGCGCACCCGCTCCCTCTCCTACGTCGTGACCGTGCACCTGCTCTTCGACGCGGTGGTGTTCGCGGTGCTCGTGCACGCGCACCAGCCGGAGCTCTTCGACTGGTTTCCGACGGCGCCGTGA
- a CDS encoding response regulator transcription factor, translated as MRVLIVEDEPLMAGAIRDGLRLEAIAGDIAADGDAALELLAITEYDIAVLDRDIPGPSGDEVAARIVASGSGMPILMLTAADRLDDKASGFAAGADDYLTKPFALRELVLRLRALDRRRAHHRPPVREIAGLRIDAFRREVTRDGRFIALTRKQFAVLEVLVDAGGGVVSAETLLERAWDENADPFTNAVRITVSSLRKRLGRPGVIETVAGVGYRIAVDADPADREERDATPR; from the coding sequence ATGCGCGTGTTGATTGTCGAGGACGAGCCGCTCATGGCGGGCGCCATTCGCGACGGGCTGCGGCTCGAAGCCATAGCGGGCGATATCGCGGCCGACGGCGACGCCGCACTCGAACTCCTGGCGATCACCGAGTACGACATCGCCGTGCTCGACCGTGACATCCCGGGCCCGTCGGGCGACGAGGTCGCGGCCCGCATCGTCGCGTCGGGATCGGGCATGCCGATCCTCATGCTCACCGCCGCCGACCGGCTCGACGACAAGGCGTCGGGCTTCGCAGCCGGGGCCGACGACTACCTGACGAAGCCGTTCGCCCTGCGCGAGCTGGTGCTGCGTCTGCGGGCGCTCGATCGCCGGCGGGCGCACCACCGGCCTCCGGTGCGGGAGATCGCGGGCCTCCGCATCGATGCGTTCCGCCGCGAGGTCACCCGCGACGGGCGCTTCATCGCGCTCACGCGCAAGCAGTTCGCCGTGCTGGAGGTGCTCGTCGACGCCGGCGGCGGCGTGGTGAGCGCCGAGACGCTGCTCGAGCGGGCGTGGGACGAGAACGCCGACCCGTTCACCAACGCGGTGCGCATCACCGTGTCGTCGCTGCGCAAGCGCCTCGGCCGCCCCGGGGTCATCGAGACGGTCGCGGGGGTCGGGTACCGCATCGCCGTCGACGCGGACCCGGCGGATCGCGAGGAACGCGATGCCACTCCTCGATGA
- a CDS encoding M15 family metallopeptidase, whose product MHLTRSAPAARPLPILQRRSTVVALLVAVSLGLALAALLGVSLAVRHLPGADAQRAAPPGTAEAPGSEAEEMLRGLFGTEPTERDGVLPDGASPFDTQYPRVSGLDPALLSAVQAAASAAAVDGVEFAVTSGWRSASYQQQLLRDAVEQYGSESEASRWVATAETSAHVSVDAVDIGDLDATLWLSQYGAQYGLCQTYANESWHFELRPDAAAVGCPDAYLDPTFDPRLTGR is encoded by the coding sequence ATGCATCTCACCCGATCGGCCCCCGCCGCACGCCCGCTCCCGATTCTCCAGCGACGCAGCACCGTCGTCGCGCTGCTCGTCGCCGTCTCGCTCGGGCTCGCCCTCGCCGCGCTCCTCGGCGTCTCGCTCGCGGTGCGCCACCTCCCCGGTGCCGACGCGCAGCGCGCGGCGCCGCCCGGCACGGCCGAGGCCCCCGGCTCTGAGGCGGAGGAGATGCTGCGCGGCCTTTTCGGGACGGAGCCGACCGAGCGCGACGGAGTGCTCCCCGATGGCGCCTCCCCGTTCGACACGCAGTACCCCCGCGTCTCCGGTCTCGATCCCGCCCTGCTCTCGGCCGTGCAGGCGGCGGCGAGCGCCGCCGCGGTCGACGGGGTCGAGTTCGCCGTCACGAGCGGGTGGCGGTCGGCCTCCTACCAGCAGCAGCTGCTGCGCGACGCGGTGGAGCAGTACGGGTCGGAGAGCGAGGCCTCGCGGTGGGTCGCCACGGCGGAGACCTCGGCCCACGTCTCGGTCGACGCCGTCGACATCGGCGACCTCGACGCCACGCTGTGGCTGTCGCAGTACGGTGCGCAGTACGGCCTGTGCCAGACCTACGCGAACGAGTCGTGGCACTTCGAGCTGCGGCCCGACGCCGCTGCGGTCGGCTGCCCCGACGCCTATCTCGACCCCACCTTCGATCCGCGCCTCACCGGACGGTGA
- a CDS encoding sensor histidine kinase gives MPLLDDRARRRRPGPSVRAKLTLSYVAVLMLTGGLLLAVVYLFLLRYVPPEASSSAEGFFPGRNDLIRAFVPAAAWTLLALLGVSAVGGWVLAGYMLGPLAHITRATRAAAAGSLGHRIGLPGRADEFRELADSFDEMLGRLEAQLAEQQRFAANASHELRTPLAITQTLLEVAESDPDADHAATLARLRGVNSRAIQLTEALLTLSRAEQRVLEQGAVDLSLLAEEAAEELLPLAEQRGVALQVSGEQALALGSRSLLLQVVANLVHNAISHNSAERPGDGGFVRVWTGAEAGAEAPGAGADAPGAVVLRVENSGAPFPQQRVAMLTEPFQRGAERVRSDHAGFGLGLAIVQSVVRAHRGALDLVARAEGGLVVTVVLPAGPPLPPLPPASGVDSGACRGRDTH, from the coding sequence ATGCCACTCCTCGATGATCGCGCCCGGCGGCGCCGGCCGGGGCCCTCGGTTCGGGCGAAGCTCACGCTGAGCTACGTGGCGGTGCTCATGCTCACCGGGGGGCTGCTGCTCGCCGTCGTGTACCTCTTCCTCCTGCGCTACGTGCCGCCGGAGGCGAGCAGTTCCGCCGAGGGGTTCTTCCCCGGTCGCAACGACCTGATCCGCGCATTCGTGCCCGCCGCGGCGTGGACGCTGCTCGCGCTCCTCGGGGTGAGCGCGGTCGGCGGGTGGGTGCTCGCCGGGTACATGCTCGGTCCGCTCGCGCACATCACCCGCGCGACGCGCGCCGCCGCCGCGGGGTCGCTCGGGCACCGCATCGGGCTCCCGGGCCGCGCCGACGAGTTCCGCGAACTCGCCGACAGCTTCGACGAGATGCTCGGCCGGCTGGAGGCGCAGCTCGCCGAGCAGCAGCGGTTCGCCGCGAACGCCTCGCATGAGCTCCGCACGCCGCTCGCCATTACACAGACGCTGCTCGAGGTCGCCGAGAGCGATCCCGATGCCGACCACGCGGCGACGCTCGCAAGGCTGCGCGGCGTCAACTCCCGGGCGATCCAGCTCACGGAGGCGCTGCTGACGCTGAGCCGCGCCGAGCAGCGCGTGCTGGAGCAGGGCGCGGTCGACCTGTCGCTCCTCGCCGAGGAGGCAGCCGAGGAGCTCCTGCCGCTCGCCGAGCAGCGCGGCGTGGCGCTGCAGGTCTCGGGAGAGCAGGCGCTCGCGCTCGGCTCCCGCTCGCTCCTGCTCCAGGTCGTCGCGAACCTCGTGCACAACGCGATCAGCCACAACAGTGCGGAGCGGCCGGGCGATGGCGGCTTCGTGCGCGTCTGGACGGGGGCGGAAGCAGGGGCGGAAGCGCCGGGCGCGGGCGCCGATGCGCCGGGCGCGGTGGTGCTCCGGGTCGAGAACTCGGGCGCCCCCTTTCCGCAGCAGCGCGTCGCGATGCTGACGGAGCCGTTCCAGCGGGGGGCGGAGCGGGTGCGCTCCGATCACGCCGGGTTCGGTCTCGGCCTCGCGATCGTGCAGAGCGTGGTGCGCGCGCACCGCGGCGCGCTCGACCTCGTCGCCCGAGCCGAGGGCGGTCTCGTGGTCACCGTAGTGCTCCCGGCCGGTCCGCCCCTCCCGCCCCTCCCGCCTGCGAGCGGGGTCGATTCCGGTGCGTGTCGGGGGCGCGACACGCACTGA
- the trmB gene encoding tRNA (guanosine(46)-N7)-methyltransferase TrmB, with product MTEQQPLPYKSFDPTTFRKKPVSFVRRSGRMTPSQERAWADHHEKYVLDIAHGPAATSVADGERGDPEQIFGRAAPLVVEVGSGQGHAILHASQTRPDTNFLAIEVFRAGLARTIIRAEVAGVENLRLAEVNAPELLEKYLPEGSVDEIWVFFPDPWKKVRHHKRRLVDADFARVARRALRPGGVLRLATDWENYAEQMREVLDAADGFARDFAGEWAERFDGRILTAFEEKGIDKDRRIRDLTYRRTQE from the coding sequence GTGACCGAGCAGCAGCCACTTCCGTACAAGAGCTTCGACCCGACGACGTTCCGCAAGAAGCCGGTGTCGTTCGTGCGACGGAGCGGCCGCATGACGCCGTCGCAGGAGCGCGCGTGGGCCGATCACCACGAGAAGTACGTGCTCGACATCGCGCACGGCCCCGCTGCGACGAGCGTCGCGGACGGAGAGCGCGGCGATCCCGAGCAGATCTTCGGCCGCGCGGCGCCGCTCGTCGTCGAGGTGGGTTCCGGGCAGGGGCATGCGATCCTGCACGCGTCGCAGACCCGGCCCGACACGAACTTTCTCGCCATCGAGGTGTTCCGGGCGGGGCTCGCCCGCACGATCATCCGCGCCGAGGTCGCCGGCGTCGAGAACCTGCGCCTCGCCGAGGTGAACGCGCCCGAACTGCTCGAGAAGTACCTGCCCGAGGGGTCGGTCGACGAGATCTGGGTGTTCTTCCCCGACCCGTGGAAGAAGGTGCGGCACCACAAGCGGCGGCTCGTCGACGCGGACTTCGCCCGGGTGGCCCGCCGCGCGCTGCGCCCGGGCGGCGTGCTGCGCCTCGCCACCGACTGGGAGAACTACGCCGAGCAGATGCGCGAGGTGCTCGACGCGGCCGACGGCTTCGCGCGCGACTTCGCGGGGGAGTGGGCGGAGCGCTTCGACGGGCGCATCCTGACCGCCTTCGAGGAGAAGGGCATCGACAAGGATCGCCGCATCCGCGACCTGACGTACCGGCGCACGCAGGAGTAG
- a CDS encoding 3-oxoacyl-ACP reductase, giving the protein MSDITPIDLTQRLAGKVAVITGGASGIGLATAKRMRAEGARIVIGDLDATSGEAAAASVDGIFVRVDVTDEAQVNDLFDTAAREYGSVDIAFNNAGISPDDDDSIEVTELPAWEKVQNVNLKSVYLCSRAALRHMTQQGSGSIINTASFVAVMGSATSQISYTASKGGVLAMTRELGVQFARQGIRVNALCPGPVNTPLLQELFAKDPERAARRLVHVPVGRFARPEELAASVAFLASDDASFITASTFLVDGGLTSAYTTPL; this is encoded by the coding sequence ATGAGCGACATCACCCCCATCGACCTGACGCAGCGCCTCGCCGGCAAAGTCGCCGTCATCACCGGCGGCGCCAGCGGCATCGGCCTCGCGACCGCGAAGCGCATGCGCGCCGAGGGCGCCCGCATCGTCATCGGCGATCTCGACGCGACGAGCGGCGAAGCGGCCGCAGCCTCGGTCGACGGCATCTTCGTGCGCGTCGACGTGACCGACGAGGCGCAGGTGAACGACCTCTTCGACACGGCGGCGCGCGAGTACGGCTCCGTCGACATCGCCTTCAACAACGCCGGAATCTCCCCCGACGACGACGACTCCATCGAGGTGACCGAGCTCCCCGCGTGGGAGAAGGTGCAGAACGTGAACCTCAAGAGCGTCTACCTGTGCTCGCGGGCGGCGCTGCGCCACATGACGCAGCAGGGATCCGGCTCCATCATCAACACGGCCTCGTTCGTCGCCGTCATGGGCTCGGCCACGTCGCAGATCTCGTACACCGCGTCGAAGGGCGGCGTGCTCGCCATGACGCGCGAGCTCGGGGTGCAGTTCGCTCGCCAGGGCATCCGCGTCAACGCGCTCTGCCCCGGGCCCGTCAACACGCCGCTGCTGCAGGAGCTGTTCGCGAAGGATCCGGAGCGCGCCGCCCGGCGCCTCGTGCACGTGCCCGTCGGCCGCTTCGCCCGGCCCGAGGAGCTCGCCGCCTCCGTCGCGTTCCTCGCCAGCGACGACGCGTCGTTCATCACCGCATCGACCTTCCTCGTCGACGGCGGGCTGACCAGCGCCTACACGACGCCGCTCTGA
- a CDS encoding aldehyde dehydrogenase family protein encodes MSYTVINPATGAAVTEVPHLDVDATDAAIAAAARAQRDWAAVAPVDRARVLRRFADAVDADIEHLAQLETTNSGHPITQSRWEAGHVRDVLEYYAGSPERLIGQQIPVAGGMNVTFHEPLGVVGVITPWNFPMTIASWGFAPALAAGNAVVLKPAEWTPLTSLRLGELALEAGLPEGLFQVLAGRGSVVGERFVTNPAVRKVVFTGSTEVGKRIMAGCAEQVKRVTLELGGKSANIVFADADIERAAATAPYSVFDNAGQDCCARSRLLVQRSVYDRFMEHFERAVQGVQVGDPALETTEVGPLVTEQHRESVAAFLTDDVPVAFRGSAPDGPGAWFAPTVVTPERGARIATDEVFGPVVSVLPFEDEADAVQLANDSDYGLSGSIWTSDLGRGIRVARGVEGGNLSVNSHSSVRYATPFGGFKQSGLGRELGPDAAEHFTETKNVFFASE; translated from the coding sequence GCCGCGGTCGCGCCCGTCGACCGGGCCCGCGTGCTGCGGCGCTTCGCCGACGCCGTCGACGCCGACATCGAGCACCTCGCTCAGCTCGAGACCACCAACTCGGGCCACCCCATCACCCAGTCGCGGTGGGAGGCCGGCCACGTGCGCGACGTGCTCGAGTACTATGCCGGGTCGCCCGAGCGACTCATCGGGCAGCAGATCCCCGTGGCCGGGGGCATGAACGTCACCTTCCACGAGCCCCTCGGCGTCGTCGGCGTCATCACCCCGTGGAACTTCCCCATGACGATCGCCTCGTGGGGGTTCGCGCCCGCGCTCGCCGCCGGCAACGCGGTGGTGCTGAAGCCCGCCGAGTGGACGCCGCTCACGAGCCTGCGCCTCGGCGAGCTCGCGCTCGAGGCAGGCCTGCCCGAGGGCCTCTTCCAGGTGCTCGCCGGCCGCGGCTCCGTCGTCGGCGAGCGCTTCGTGACGAACCCCGCGGTGCGCAAGGTCGTCTTCACGGGCTCCACCGAGGTGGGCAAGCGCATCATGGCGGGCTGCGCCGAACAGGTGAAGCGCGTGACGCTCGAGCTCGGCGGCAAGAGCGCGAACATCGTGTTCGCCGACGCCGACATCGAGCGCGCCGCGGCCACGGCGCCCTACTCCGTCTTCGACAACGCCGGTCAGGACTGCTGCGCGCGCAGCCGCCTCCTCGTGCAGCGCAGCGTGTACGACCGGTTCATGGAGCACTTCGAGCGGGCCGTGCAGGGCGTGCAGGTCGGCGACCCGGCACTCGAGACGACCGAGGTCGGGCCGCTCGTCACCGAGCAGCACCGCGAGAGCGTCGCCGCCTTCCTCACCGACGACGTTCCGGTCGCCTTCCGCGGCTCGGCGCCCGACGGCCCGGGCGCGTGGTTCGCGCCGACCGTCGTCACCCCCGAGCGCGGCGCCCGCATCGCCACCGACGAGGTCTTCGGCCCGGTCGTGTCGGTGCTGCCCTTCGAGGACGAGGCCGATGCGGTGCAGCTCGCGAACGACTCCGACTACGGCCTGAGCGGGTCGATCTGGACGTCGGATCTCGGGCGGGGCATCCGCGTCGCCCGAGGCGTCGAGGGCGGCAACCTCTCCGTCAACTCGCACTCGTCGGTGCGGTACGCGACTCCGTTCGGCGGCTTCAAGCAGTCGGGGCTCGGGCGAGAGCTCGGGCCCGACGCCGCCGAGCACTTCACCGAGACCAAGAACGTGTTCTTCGCGAGCGAGTGA